A region of the Pseudomonadota bacterium genome:
CTACCTCAGGTTCATCATCCACACCATCGACTCGATGGGCTCCAGCGACGGGAACCTCTCGGAGGTGCGCATCGGTTCGTACCCGGGCCTGGCCAGGGGTTCGGATAGGCATGCTAGGCTCTAGGTCATGACCCTTGCCATCGACCTCCCGGATGGCCAGCTGGACCAGCTCCGCCTGGTCGCAAATCGCGCCGGAATCCCGGTGGAGGAGTTGGTGCGCGCGATGGTGCTCGCTCAGCTAGCTCAGGACGAGTCTTTCGAGGACGCCGCACAGCACGTCCTTCAGAAGAACGAAGAGCTCTACCGCCGTCTAGGCTGATGCGTCTCCTCAACCTCACGCAGGTGCTCGCGTTGCACCAGCGTATTGTCGCGACGAGCGGAGGCTCCCCTGGCATCCGCGATTTGGGCGCCCTGCTGTCGGCGCTCAGCCAACCGAGCGTGACATTCGACGGTCAGGAGCTCTACCCGACTTTGGAGGAAAAGGCGGCGGCGCTCTGCCTCAGCTTGGTGTCGGGCCATCCGTTCATTGACGGCAACAAGCGTCTCGCGCACGCGGCGACGGAGGTTTTTCTTGTTCTCAACGGACACGAGCTTGACGCGACGGTGGACGAGCAAGAGCAGCTGATGCTTGCGCTCGCATCGGGCGAGGTATCGCGTGCAGTGCTGGTCGACGGTTCAGGGCCCACACGGTTCCTCTAGCCGTGTCGTGAGCCACGACGACGACGGGCGTTGCCGGCGGCAGCCCACAGTGCTCGAAGCGAACGTGAGAGCGCTGAGATCGCCGTACTCTGCAACAACGGTGCGCATAGGTTCTCGGCCGTCGCCAGCGCCGGCGGCATCGCGTTCCCCGGCCTCAATGGCTTCAGCTGCGCCGCAGACGTGGGCGCGGACGGCTCCACGCTATTCGGTGCCTGCACGCGGGAGAACGCGGACGGTTCGGTTTCACAGTGCGCTGACCTTACCGACTACCAGGGCGCCCGGCTCGTCATTCGCGAAGCATCGCACTAGTGCTAGAGAAGGACTCCGTCGTTCACGTTTTCTGGCGCACCTCGAACCGGGAACCTTTCGATGTGGGCAATGCCAAGGCCATCGAAGTAGCCGACACCCGCCGAAATCATGTTGGTCGCGAGCAGTACGTCGACGGGCCAGTCGACGTTGCATCGGGGGAAGGTGTTATCAAGCTTCTTCAAGAGACCCGGTATTCGCCAAGAGTCAATCCCGAGGTGATCGCGGAGGCTGGCTTCTTTGCCTTCCACGGTCTGAGTACGTCCAGCGTCGCCACAGAGCTTCTAGTGGCCCTCGCGCGTTGCGCCCCAGCCACCACGCGCACGCATATCGTTGCGCCGAGAGGATCGAGATGGCGAACAGGGGAAGGAGCGCGATTGGGGTACGTCCCGCGAGGGCGAAGCCGTAGCCTGTAAACGCGACGAGTTGGACCGCCGTTTGGGTGATGTAGACCGTAAGGGCCATGCGACCGAGTGGCACGAACCAGTGCAACCACTGACGCGTCAACGTGGCCCGGCATGCAAGTACGGCGAGCGCCAGGTACGCGAGCGCAAGCGGCGTGGTGCCAAGCGTGTACGCGACGGTCTGGATGAGTCCGGTGCTCGAGACCATGAAGGTCGATCCCGTGTCCGCCTTGATGTCTGCATAGACGTAGCTTGCGCTCAGGCCGACAACACCGCCGGCAGCTGCTGTTACCCGAAGCGAACGTCCGAGCGTGTCGAGTCGGGTCAACACGCCGAAACCAAGCCAGGCACCGATCAGAAAGAGCGCGAGTACCTTCGTGGGCCGGCCGCTTTGGAGGTAGGTGCCGGGCCG
Encoded here:
- a CDS encoding DNA-binding protein encodes the protein MTLAIDLPDGQLDQLRLVANRAGIPVEELVRAMVLAQLAQDESFEDAAQHVLQKNEELYRRLG
- a CDS encoding type II toxin-antitoxin system death-on-curing family toxin — translated: MMRLLNLTQVLALHQRIVATSGGSPGIRDLGALLSALSQPSVTFDGQELYPTLEEKAAALCLSLVSGHPFIDGNKRLAHAATEVFLVLNGHELDATVDEQEQLMLALASGEVSRAVLVDGSGPTRFL